In the Nerophis lumbriciformis linkage group LG18, RoL_Nlum_v2.1, whole genome shotgun sequence genome, TAATGTTTGCTTGTGgtgtttgaaatgtttttcaGGCTGACGACAGCCATGCTGTTGCTAAGCGACAGCTGGAGGCAGAGACTCTGATGCGCGTGGACTTGGAAAACcgttgtcagtcactgaatgagGATCTGGAGTTCAGGAAGAACATGTTTGAAGAGGttaaacatagtttttttttacactcctgTTAGTTATAACAACAGGTCACACAGACTATAAATAACATCATGTAATTTAATGTCAAAAGTGTATTCATTGAAATGTGTGTTTAGGAGGTGAGAGAGTCTCGGCACAGACAAGAGAAGAGAATCGTGGAGGTAGACTCAGGAGTTCGACAGGACTATGAGTTTAAGCTGGCTCAAGCTTTACAGGTATGATCTTCAACTTTGTATGTAGGGGATCATAATAAAAAGTTATATGACCAcaaatcctttttttattttgcacacGTAACATGTTAGGAGAGCACACATTTGTCACAAACGAAGTCTCTAGCTCTTCTTCTACTGATCACTTGTGCTTCTTTTGTCAGGACCTGAGGAGGCAGCATGATGAACAGGTTTCTATCTACAAGGAGGAACTGGAGCAGACCTTCCAGGCCAAGGTGAGGTTCAAATCTTTTCTGTTTTGGAGCTTTCCACTCTAAATCTTGCACCTGTCTCTGTGTAGTTGGACAATGCCCTGGTGTCCTCGGAGATGAACGACAAGGCTGTGAGCACAGCCAGAGAGGAGGTTATGGAGTCCCGGAAGAGAATTGAGAGTCTTGGATATCAGCTGAGTGCCCTGCAGAAACAAGTACAACTTTACTACATACGCCTTTCACATGTTGGACCTTACTGAACATTAGCTTAACAATAGTTGTGTGTCTGTGTAGGCGTCTGCTGCGGAGGATCGCATCCGAGAACTTGAAGAGATTCTGTCGTCTGAGCGAGACAAGCACCGACGCATGATGGAGGTGAGAGACCGCGAGATGAACGACATGCGGGAGCGAATGAATGCGCAGCTGACCGAGTACCAGGAGCTCCTTGATGTGAAGCTCACTCTCGACATGGAGATCAATGCCTACAGGAAGCTTCTGGAGGGGGAAGAGCACAGGTAAGACACGCCCACAGTAGCCACAACATTAAAGGCTCATGTTCCCTTCATTTAACAATATATTCATTAATGAGTTCAACTTTTCTCTTCCAGGCTCAAGCTGTCTCCCAGCCCGACTTCACGAGTCACCGTCTCCAGAGTGACGGGCTCCTCCTCACGCACCTCCAAGCGGAAGAGGGTGGAGGTGGAGGCCGGCGACCTCTCTGATATTGGACTTGGAAAGGAGCAGTTGCTGTTGTCTGAGGAGGCCACTGCCAGCGGCGCCATCACTATCTCCCCAACAGACATGGACGGGAACGCCGTCACCCTGGCCAACGACACAGAGCTTGTAGGTTTTCTAACAGACTGGCTTGGAA is a window encoding:
- the lmnb2 gene encoding lamin-B2; translation: MATATPSRESGRPAASTPLSPTRISRLQEKQDLQHLNDRLAVYIERVRSLELENDRLMVKVSEKEEVTTREVSGLKGLYEAELADARRVLDETARERARLQIDLGKAQSDLEEATRSGKKKDADLAAAMSRASGLESQLNQSEAALSTALSQNAALSSELADIRGLLAKADDSHAVAKRQLEAETLMRVDLENRCQSLNEDLEFRKNMFEEEVRESRHRQEKRIVEVDSGVRQDYEFKLAQALQDLRRQHDEQVSIYKEELEQTFQAKLDNALVSSEMNDKAVSTAREEVMESRKRIESLGYQLSALQKQASAAEDRIRELEEILSSERDKHRRMMEVRDREMNDMRERMNAQLTEYQELLDVKLTLDMEINAYRKLLEGEEHRLKLSPSPTSRVTVSRVTGSSSRTSKRKRVEVEAGDLSDIGLGKEQLLLSEEATASGAITISPTDMDGNAVTLANDTELDQPLGNWRLNRQVDDGEEIVYKFSPKFVLKAGQTVTVWSADAGVAHSPPSDLLWKSHASWGTGSDIITSLVNADGEEVARRCVSKSQMEMENGEEEEEVVVKKGKISSRECVVM